In Salvelinus alpinus chromosome 32, SLU_Salpinus.1, whole genome shotgun sequence, the sequence CCACTGGGTATACAAGGGTTGAAtcatcaacgttgtttccacatcatttcaatgaaattctgTTGAACCAacttggaatagacgttgaattgacatctgtgcctaGTGGGTTTCTTCTCTTATGTACTTACTGTATGCACCACCTTTCCAAGTAAGCACAATTCATTAAAATAATGTTCTGTTGCAAAAAATATTAAAGAATGTCAATCAAAAGATAATGAAAGAATCAAACTATCTCTTCAGTTTTCACTATTGACTGTACCTGCTAGTTATAATTGGTTGAGATCATGTCCTGTGGGAGGGGGGCCACGGTACGTTTTGCTAGGCTGCAATGTGTGGTGAAAGTGTTGCCTTACAGGAAGTAAAATAAACAGAACAGTGTTGAGAAAGCTCCAACAGGTATTGGCAACATGCTTCTGCTCTTCTCTGGCTTGTGCCTGTGCTCAATTGGTAAGCTCTTTTAATTAACAGGATGACATTGTGTGTGTTCAATTGAAGTTGGAGGTTTTGCATGTCATGTTTGTGAAGCCAATTGGTTGTCTTGGTTTTCTGAGGATTTTGTCAACTTCTTCAGTTTAACACTTCTGattactttaccataacataaCTACACCAATATCTGTTATTACAAAGCATTTAAATAATGAATTGCCTCTTTGATCAGTAGCAATGCATGACAGTTAATGATCATTCCTATGCAATATAATGGATTTATATCCTGCTTGATTTCTGTAATCGTGTTAGGGTTAGGCCCTTATGGCTTGGCTTCAGTTTGTTTATGAGGAGTCAGATTTCTCTGCTCATGTTGGCTAACTATTTATCAGTATGAGAAAAATATATTGTGTGTCACTTGTCTTCAGTTCTTACTGTCAGTAGTAGCACACAGTctaatgtaagtgtgtgtgtgtgtgtgcgtgcgtgcgtgcgtgcgtgcgtacgtacGTGTTTCTCGCGCAAAGACTGTGAAAATGCAGTGTAGATAGGGATGCCAACACCACGTAGATGAGTTACAACCAACAAAAAACAAGTAGGCCTACACAAATGAAAACAATAACATGTCAGGTACAGTACATGTCCACTGCCCAAGCCAACACCAAACAAAGGATAccttgtttattttaatttttcatTAGTATTAGTCTTTTTTAGTATTAGTTCTTAGGGTCAACAATTACCTGTTCCATGTTACTAATTATATTGCCTTTCAATATGCTGATTGTTGGCCTGTTTACTTATGTTTtgcttatttaaaaaatatatttttgtttattatGTATTGTTTTTCAGGCTAATTATTATACTTTTTTGGGGGTGGGGCAGGGGGGAAATTGTATATTTATTTGTTGTGATTTTGTTGTGATCTAAAAGCTTTAAATacaaaaatgtaatatatataaaaatgattTACTGTTTGTAGGAGTGTAAAACCTGTAGTACTGTAAACAGACTGTCACCCTAATTTAACAAACATTTGTGAATGGTGTTGAGTAAGCACTTTTATTTGTTTCCAGTCAGTTGCCAAAGGTATACGTCTGTGCCTGGCTCTCCCTATAACATCAGCACGGATAACAAGGGGGTCCTAAAGGCGGTCCTTCACGGGGCCTACTCATTTAACAACCAGACCAATGATGCTTTTCTCTTCAAGCCATCTGCAATCAAGAAAGCAGAAAGACAGGTATGGAGGGCAGACAACAACTTTGACCTTCATGCTGAACTTCTTTGGCTAAAAACCTGTTAGTGAGAATATATAAAATGTGTGGCATATGGTATGGTTCACAATATACTGTAGTTGGTTTTACCAGCGAGGCATAAACGTCTTCGGTTCAACATAGCTTTCTGTTACAGCTTGTAAAGGGGTTCAAATACATTCTGGAAGTAGACCTCTCACGGACTGTGTGCCGCAAAAAGGGGCACAAAGACGCAGACCTGGCCAACTGCAAGTTCCAACCAGATGGTTTGTTACAGCAGGTATTGTACAGTACACATTATGTTTTTAGTGCAGAATTAACAAAAGTTGGAAGAACAGCAGTGTGGATTGAATTTAAATATGATATAGTATGTCGAAGTTGTATGTATAGCAATTGGGTAAAGACCAGCACTCATTTTGGCTGACAAGTGGAATGGATCATGGCTAAATGTCATAACATTGTAGATGATTATTTTTAATAGAGGGCATGTTTGTCTTTCAGACATTCCACTGTGACTTTGAGGTTTGGACTATGCCTTGGCTCCACTTCATGAAGACTACCTATTTTGTTTGCAGTCCATCTGACCGACCTCCCACTTCTTCATGAAACCCAATCCTTCCTCATTTCAATATTCTGAGGAAATCACTAAGCCGTTTCCTTCTTAACATGGTCATATAACTGAGTATATTAAAAtagttcactattttacaacttgatgttagatggctcctcaccctgaaagtagtctaCGGGCCAGGAGAAACTGTCATCCATGGATCAGTTTTCTTTAAACAGCCACTACGAACTTCAGATAAGTTTATCCACTACAAGATAACAATCAATGGAAGTGATGGGGTCATGTgagcatgtttttttgttgttgaaatggcCAAATCACCTTTAAGTAACATCAGAACAAATGTGGAGTTGATTTGAATTTGGACATTAAAAAACTTCCATCATTTCCATTGATTGTTAGCTTGGGGTTGGTTAAGGTTAGCTGAAGTTTGTAGTGGCTGTTTAAAGAAAATGgaaccatggattacagtttatcttggcccatagactactttctgggtgaggaaccatctaacatcaagttgtaaaatagtgaactacTCCTTTAACGTATAGTCAAACAATGGCAATTTCCATGTCTTGAGTAGCAATATGATTTTCAGGCCTTTCAAGTCTAACTTACACAGCTACAACAACCGAAAGGCACATAACGTTGTATTTTATCCTATAATAAAATGGTAAACTGCTTTGACCCTTGCAAATTGTATACCGAATTATAAATAATCACATTTTGGCCTGAGTTAGGGTCTGCACAGACTCTAATCAACAAGCTCTGATTAAAAAAAACGGAACCTTGTGAATAAGGACTTGACAACCAAGCACGATTATATTAAGCCCATGTAAACATAAACCTTCTACAGAGTCCATCTGAAGGCTTGCTCCACCGGGCCTGTTTAACAGCTAGGGTTATCATTCTCCCTCAGCACCCAGTGACCTGAACCCTGACCTTGTGTCTAATAGTCTGTGATACACCTTAATTATTCAAAGGCTCTTATGAAACcagtgcagcagcagcagcatctgatcttgaggagggagtagagagcaGAAGAGGCTGACAACTGTAGCAGCGGGCGGCTCTTGGGGTCAGCACTTTCCTCGCAGAGCTCCCGGCACCCTCTTTGACGCAGCACTCTGAGCACCCTCTTTTAATGAGCTTCACTGGCTCTGAGGCAGGGTAGGGTTTCGATCTGCTCTCATGtagaggtctactgtactgtacattgcTGAGGCGTACACCGACACTGGTTTCTCTCATTTAAGACATGTAGTCGGTCAGTAGCAGGCTAATCCTTTATGGCAGTAGTATGTAAACACTGGTAAGTAGCTAAACAAACTGTAGAAATGTGTCACCATGTTTTTCATATTAGACAAAAGCCAGTTTTAAAACATTACTGTTTTAATTCAAAGGAAACTCAGCTGAAGGCCAGCAGCATTCAACATCGAGCAAAACATTTAGATTACGTAAGGTAGTTGACAGTGCAATATGCAAAAGCAGATGAAATGTATCAAAACGAGAGGAAATGATTCATACTTATTTTGGATTCTTTTTGCATCACCTTTATTATGATGAACAAGATCTTTGATTTCTAAATATACACAACAAAATAAATCAGTTCAAAGTGGCACTCCTAAAATAATACTGATTCGGTGTATATTTCAACTGATAAAATTAAGTCTTTGAAATTCTCCCAAGTACAATAATAACATTGTTATATTTAAAGGTGAGATGAGAGCTTAGTGCAAAAATGAAATTAAAAGTTGAGATACTGAATggtttaaacaaacaaaaataagaACAAATTTGGCACATttcaacaacccaaaacacagaccTGAAAAACAATGTACTTACAACATGGGGATTTTTGGGCAAACTATTTGGCCCAAAGACTGtttggttaaataaaaaacattccTTGAGAAACTACTGAGATGCACTGTCAACAGAAATGAAAGGGTTAATAGTTAATTGTAGGCTGATAAGACTAGAAAGGATGGATATGCATCCCAGTCAAATGTGCCTTAATAGTGCAGATACTTAATGAAGACTAGTCCATTTTTTCCTGAAGCTGGTGAAAAGCAATGCAAATGCAGCACATCAAGCATTAAGCCATTCTTTTCAATTCTGATGTATTTGCTGTTATTGGAAAACAGACTAGGTAGTGAGGTGTTAGGTAGGCAGACAGCAGTCTCATATACGGGTTTCGTCTGAGAAAGTGGTTGTGCTCAGCTCCCAGCTCACACCTTGCTGAGATCCAGCTTGCAGAGGTAAGGGGAGCGGAAAGAGCCTAAGTAGAGGTGGCCGTCGTGCTCGTGTGCCTCACTGACGTAGGCAGCCACCATACCGTGGGGGTCATGGAAGCTACGCACGCACGTCCCGCTCTCCTGCAGCTCTATCACCAGGCTGTAGCGAGGCACAAACTTCATCAGCATGTCTTGGCTGAAGAgctgcagggagagggagggagggaggaagaaaggagggaggggagtgagGCACACATAGCACCAAAACACGACTGAAGTAGACGACATCACGCATAAAGAAACAAACTGGTCTCATGGTCACAATGAATGAGGTGTATGTATCCCTTCAATATTTGTTAGGCAGGTTTCCAGCTGCCAAGAttctacagtggcttgtgaaagtattcaccccccttggcattaaaaaaaaaatacatttttggggggtttgtatcatttaatttacacaacatgcctaccactttaaagatgcaaaatatgttttatcgTGAAATAAACAAGACAAAAAAACGAAAAAAGACAAGAAAACttaagcatgcataactattcaccccccaaagtcaatactttgtagagccacctttagcagcaattacagctgcaagtctcttggggtatgtctctataagcttggcacatctagccactgggatttttgcccattcaaggcaaaactgctccagctccttcaagttggatgggttctctGGAAGACAAACGGGTTTCCAtcaagaatttccttgtatttagcgccatccatcattccttaaattctgaccagtttcctagtccctgccaatgaaaaacatccccacagcatgatgctgccaccaccatgcttcactttgGGGATGGTAaactcggggtgatgagaggtgttgggtttgcgccagacatagcattttccttgatggtcaaaaagctcaattttagtctcatctgaccagagtaccttcttccatatgtttggggagtttcccacatgtcttttggcaaacaccaaacatgtttgcttatttttttctttaagcaatggcttttttctggccacttccATAAAGccaagctctgtggagtgtatagCTTAAAgtagtcctatggacagatactccaatctctgctttgaagctttgcagctccttcagggttatctttggtctctttgttgcctctctgattaatgccctccttgcctggtccgtgagttttggtgggcggccttctcttggcaggtttgttgtggtgccatattctttccattttttaataatggatttaaatggtgctccgtgggatgttcaaagtttcggattttaaaaaattataacccaaccctgatctgtacttctccagaaCTTTTCCCCTGATctttttggagagctccttggtcttcatggtgtcgcttgcttggtggtgccccttgcttaatggtgttgcagactctggggcctttcagaacaggtgtatatatacactgagatcatgtgacagatcatgtgacacttaaagtccacctgtgtgcaatctaactaattatgtcacatctgaaggtaattggttgcaccagatcttatttaggggcttcatagcagacgaggtgaatacatatgcacgcaccacttttctgtttagaATTTTTTCAAAcatgtaatttttttcatttcacttcacaaatttggactattgtgtatgtccattacatgaaatccaaataaaaatctattta encodes:
- the LOC139562314 gene encoding cystatin-F-like, with the protein product MLLLFSGLCLCSIVSCQRYTSVPGSPYNISTDNKGVLKAVLHGAYSFNNQTNDAFLFKPSAIKKAERQLVKGFKYILEVDLSRTVCRKKGHKDADLANCKFQPDGLLQQTFHCDFEVWTMPWLHFMKTTYFVCSPSDRPPTSS